Within Syntrophorhabdaceae bacterium, the genomic segment GAGTATCTCGGTGTTGTCAAAGATCAGCTGGCAATGCGTATCCATGGTGTAAAGTGGGTCAATGAAAAGGCACAACACATCACGTTGAAGTTTTTTGGTGAGCAGGAAGAAAAAAGGGTCAGCGAAATAGGAGATGCACTGTCCGGCATTGAAAGGTGGTACGACCCCGTCGCCGTGACATTGCAAGGTATTGAGGCATTCCCTGACAGAAAAAGGGCAAGGGTGATCGTGATGGCACTTGAAAAGGGAGTTGACAACATACAAATGATATTTCATGATATAGAGGATCGTCTGTCAGGATTGGACATTGAGAAAGAAAAGCGGAGTTTCAGGCCTCATATTACCCTTGGGAGGATGAGGATACCCGGTCCATTGCTGGACAGGGACATTGTTG encodes:
- the thpR gene encoding RNA 2',3'-cyclic phosphodiesterase: MRVFLALEIPEEIKEYLGVVKDQLAMRIHGVKWVNEKAQHITLKFFGEQEEKRVSEIGDALSGIERWYDPVAVTLQGIEAFPDRKRARVIVMALEKGVDNIQMIFHDIEDRLSGLDIEKEKRSFRPHITLGRMRIPGPLLDRDIVAVDMKGFTVSRMVLFQSTLKPAGAVYTPIRELEFNKTI